CTTCCTTTGAGTCCTGCACCACAAGTCCCTAGGACCCTGGGGGCTCTGAGGaggcagcccctctcccccagcatACATGGGTGACCTACCTCAACGCCCTGAAGAAATGTCCACTTCTCATCATTAGGAAGTCACTCTATGTCTGGAAGGTGGAGAGCTTGGCCAGTGTCCTCTGCCTCTGGGTACCCAGCTCTTACCCACACCTTAGCTTTTGGGGAGCTCCAACCTTATTAAAGGTGATTTCCCTCTCCTCAAGCTTTGATATGGTCATTTACCTTCCAGCTTCACCTTAATCTCTCTGAAGGCAACCTCTTCTAGATTGTAGCTGAGCGTGGGCTCCAAGCAGGCAAGGAGGCCAAGGACTGGCTTGACTGACAAAAGACCAGTTACCCCACAGGCCTTGAACCCTGGGCTATGGTGGGAGATGGAGTCACAGCTGTGTATAATTCTGTCCCCAAATTCAGCCAGAACAAGGAGTGGTGCCTCCTGGTCCAGCCCAGGCAGCATCACCACGAACAACTCTCTCTCGATGCTCCCTGTAGCTCCAGGGGTCAGCAGGGCAGGCGTGTGACCCAGAACTCTGAGAGGCAACCCATGGAGCCATAATTGGTATTCCCTGCTCTCTGATCTCCCTGCCTTTCCCAGTGTCAAGCTCTCTGGGCAGCTGCTGGGGCAGTGGGTTGGAAAGAAGGTTGGGGAGGGACCACGGCTACTCGCATTCCCAGCTGAAATCCTGGCTACCCGGGGAGGAGGAAGTGGGCGGGAGAATAGGGAGCTGTGTGCTGGGTGTATAACAGCACAGCTCGTTCCCCTGGGGAGCGACCCCCTCCCCGAACCCCTCGCGGCCGGCCCCAATCCGTTGGCAGCAGTGCCCAGAGGAGCTTGGCATTGAAGGAGGCACGTGGGGGAGGCGGGTGTGAGGAGCGAGCACGTGGTCCCGCCTCCTCAGCCCCGTGCATGCCCCCCGCCCCCTGTGAGGAGGGGTTTGGGGAGGTGGAGGCGGGCCCGGACAGGGGCGGGCGGTGGGCGGTGCAGAGCGTGGGGCTCCTGCCGCAGGCAGGAGCTGTCCGTAAGCCCTAGTGCTGAAGTAGGCGCGGACGTGCTTGGGTGCCCGCCGCGTGGTACCCGGCGCCCGGTGCCCGGGCCAGCGAAGACCATGGCGTTCATGGTGAAGACCATGGTGGGCGGCCAGCTGAAGAACCTTACTGGGAGCCTGGGGGGCGGCGAGGACAAGGGGGACGGGGACAAGTCGGCCGCCGAAGCGCAGGGCATGAGCCGAGAGGAGTATGAGGAGTACCAGAAGCAACTGGTGGAAGAGAAGTGAGTGGGATCCCTTCCTGGCTCCagcagccctccccaccccccaagggCCGCGCGGCCCACCCTTAGGGCAGTCTCAGACCCCGAGCCCCTCCCCTACTTTTCTAGACGAGGTGAGAGGCTGGGATGCGCCCTCTAGGCTGCCCCCAGAGCCATCCCATCTCAAACCCAGAACCCCGCTCCACACTCGGGCCCAGAAGGAGTGGGGGACGGGGAGATAGGGGCCTGGGACAAGGTGAGGGCACGTGCATTACTTGTTTCTGACGAAACAAGTAATCCCTTAATCCGATCTGGTCCCAGCCGTCTGTGTCTTCCAGCTGGAGCCCCTCTGAGCCTGAGGCTCTGAGAAAAGCGGTGCAGCTGAGGCGGAATCAGTCATGGAGACAGATCCTGAGATGGGGGCACTCATAGATAATTGAGGCTACTTGTGTGAGGACGACGCTGGGACAGAGAGGGAGCTGGGGTGGCGTTAGGGGCTGAACTCCACAGCTAAGCTGTTTGGGTCAGATCCTGGCTTCGTTTCTTTTTATCTGGGTGAccctaggcaagttacttaacctttctgtgcctcggtttcttcttctgtaaaatggcaatgGTGATAAAACATGCCTATGTATTTATGAGGGTTAAATTACTTAATGCACATAAACTGCTTAGCGGAGCACCTGGAACATGGCAAAtcattaaatgttagctattatttcacttaatcgtGATAACAGTTTTGTGAGTTGCAAagtcttatccccattttacaaaagaggaaggtAAGTGACTTACTCAAAGACATAAAGTGGTAGTGGATTCAGGACGCGAACCCATGTCTGTCCTGAATACTTCGCCCCACACGACACAACCTGTCAGGAAAGGAAAAGACCGAGTCGGAGACCGCGAGGGACATATGTTAGGGTctgcagagacagacagacagacaccccCGCCCCGATAGCTCCCGTCCAAAGACGGGTACGGAGGCGATAAAGGGCTCTGTGATAGCTGGGAGAGGCAGTAAAGACTAATCCCGGCTGGTCAGAGCACCGAGCACCCAAAATACAGGCCCTCGGGCAGGAGGGATGCAAACTGCCGCCAGGACCCAGAGACCCTTCCCGCCCCTTCCTCGCAGACCCCGCCCATTTTCACAGCCCGGGCAGTGATTCCGCCCCCGGTGCCCCCACAGGATGGAGCGGGACGCGCAGTTCACTCAGAGGAAGGCAGAGCGGGCCACGCTGCGGAGCCACTTCCGAGACAAATACCGGCTGCCCAAGGTAAGCTTAGGAGCCCGGGCTGTAAGGCACCACCGGGACCCCTGAGCTCTGGGCCCCGAACTCCTTTGCCCCGCTCCCGGCGCCGCAGCTCTCAGGGAGTGTTTGATTAAATCATGGGTTCTctcactcgttcattcattcactgttaACTGGAGCCCGCCAAGCCAGGGCTTGGCGCTGAGGGGTAGTCCAGCCCTCGGGGGACTGATAGGTTTGTGTTTCTGGAGCCATTCCAGGCCCTTCTCTCCTCCAACCCCCACTCACCCAACCCAGAGTCAGGCCTAGGCAGATGGAGAGTTGGAAGGCAGTAGATTTTACCACAGGTGAAATCTCTTGGGGCTTCTGAACacccagggagggaggtgggtggaaAGAAGGCAGCACCGTCTGTGGGCCAGGCACTTGACCCTCACACCCTTACCTAACCCCTCAGTGACTCTGCCAGGTAGCTACTACCCACAcctacaaataaggaaactgaggctcagagaaattaagggacTTGGCTAAGGCCATACAGCCAGCGAGTGATGGAACCGGGATCAGAGATCAAGACCCTGCATGCTGAGCCTGCACTTGCTCCCGGACCCCTTGCTGCCTTCCAGAGTATGAAGTCTGTCTGCAGAGAGCAAAGGAACCCCTTTGGTTGGCCAAGCAGCCAGGAGGATGTCTCCCCTAGGTACTGCAGCATCAGATGACCATGTAAGTGTTCTACTCCTGTTGCCTAAGGAAGGAACTGAGGCACAAGCCACTCCCCGTGCCCAGAATTGTGCTAGACTCTGAAGAGATACAGAAGCACAGGCTGCGGTACACCTGACCTTGATCTTCCACTTGAATTGGAAGATCAGATATGTGAATGTcacattcactcactcaacaaatgttcacTGAGCCCGTGGCTGCCTCTGACTCCCCAGAGCACACTAGTCTTTTGAAAATCTCTCAAAGGGAGAGTTAAACTCAGCTAGGAATGGAGTCATTCCTCCAGTGCTCGCACTAAGCGTATAAGAGACACAACTCTGCCATCGGGGAACGCTGAGTCCAGGAGGAGAGAGCAGACTTGGCTGTAACTCAGTAGGACATAAAGTGGAAAGCCCCAGGGCCCCCAAAGGGACAGGGAAGTGCAATGACAATCAGTAGGCAGGTGCTGTGTAAGGAGAGCACAGATGTTGGAATCAGGGACATAGGTTTAAATCTAGCTCCCTCACTTCctagtggtgtgaccttgggcaagttacttaagttatctgagcctcaatttccttttttgtaaaatgggaaaaacaatacctacctcacagggttgttgtgagaattaaaagcaCTCAGCTCAGTGTCAGCCACAGGATAGGTGTTTGGTGAATGGAACCCCTCACTGTGATTGGTAACATCCTTCAGTGTAGTTAATGATAGTCAACACACGACTTAGCTGACTCAGTCTGCCTCTGAAGGATTTTCATGTTGTCATTACTCACTATGCTAGTGTCTTACCTTCAGCATCTCAGAGTGAAGTGAGGTGGTGTAAAAGTGCAAGGTCTCCATATCCAAGCGTCAAAAGCTTGAtgctgggatgggggagggggactgaGCTCACTGGAACATGGAGCTCCAGAATCTTGGGGCCTGGAacccagcccaggcctcctccCTGCCACTCAACTCTGGGTTCTCACAGacctccaaccccaccccaccccttttcctcttcccttcagaATGAGACAGATGAGAGCCAGATCCAGATGGCAGGTGGAGACGTGGAGCTGCCCCGGGAGCTGGCCAAGATGATTGAGGAGgacacagaggaggaggaggaaagggccTCGGTCCTTGGGCAGCTGCCCAGTCTCCCTGGCTTGGACCTTGGCTCACTTAAGGACAAGGCCCAGACCACACTGGGGGGCCTCAAGCAATCAGCTGAGAAGTGCCGCATCATGTGACTACTCCCTCTGGGGTTGCCCAAGGGGGTGACCAGAGGGCTGGCCCCACATAAGTGCTAACAGCATGCCTCAAATTCCAGGGACCCATAGCCCATCTTGGCTTTGTTTCCCTGCCCCAGGCCAGCCCCAGGACCCTTCTCATCCATGGCTCCAATCTGCCTtctgctttctccctctcccatGGGACCCAAGTCTCCATTCCTCACCCTACCCCTCAGGACCCACCCTCCCTACTCAGCCTGGGAAGACCTCCCAAGATTGTAAGAATAGGCCCGACCCTCTCTGGCCATGGCCCCAAGTTCCTGAACATGGAAGCACACATAGAGGGACACACAGAGGGACACAGAGACCCTGGCATGTGCAGAGGGATATGCCGCAGATGCATCCTGGCCCACGCAAACACAAACACAGGCCAGCTCCCCTGGGTGCCTAGCTCCTCTAGACACCGACATTCAGATGCGCTTAGAGAGGGGCTTGAGGCAGACACCCTCAGCAGTCAGGAGGCCTGAGTTCAAGTCTCCACATTTATTGTCCTTAAAACCCAGTGCCCTTTCTGGGCCTTATTTcatcatctgtaacatgggaacGGACTGGGTGATTTCTAAGACTTTCTAGCTTGGCCTCCCCGGCCCCTAAGAGTCAACCCCACAGCCCTCGTTGGGTAGGGCAGCAGCTGCAGCCACAGCCTTAAGCGGCTGCCACCGTGGGCTCTGGCTCTCAGAAGCTGAGTGATGCTGTGAGGGGCCTTGTGCCAAGGATGAAGCTGGCACTGAACAGCAGCCCAGGTGGCTCCGGGCCTTCTctgggcccagggcccagccaatttctgttctgttcctgTAGAACTCTCTCTGGATTCCATAGCTGGATTTCCTCTCTCAgctcagtgaaaaataaaaattccagatGACCTGCCTATTCTCCCACTTCTTACTGACCTCCAGGAGTCTTGGGTTTCACAGGCCCCTAACCCTGCCCTTGGAGGGGTGTCCTCTACCTCCCACCCACAGCTTCACAGGAGTGCCAGCTCCTACAGGATATTCAAGCTCTGCCCTCtcagggccctgggctggggcggGGTCCCCGCACTGACTGAGCACCAGGTTCAGCCTGTGGCCCGATGAAATAACTCTGGGCTTTGAGGAGGCTGTGGCAGCCATCTGGATGGGCGGCACCTCAGGAAGCCTGGGTCACTACCTGAGACTGTAGGAGGGGCTGAGGCTCAACCACAGCTGTCTCTGGCACCTGTGCCTATATCCCCCTCCACACCTTGGAAATGGAAGGTGTAACAAAAAGAAGGCAGGGCAACTGTGTTCCAGCCCAGGcactgctgtgtgactttgagcaggtccctttccttctctgaaccTGTTTTCCCCCCTGTGAAATTAagagccccaccccacccaataATAATACCTGTTTCAACAGGTGACCATTTGTAAAGCCCTTGGCACATGATGGACCATATCAATAAATGGTGacccattctttaaaaaaaagtgaagagtCCAAATCTCATCCTCTCATCCTGctcactggtgtgtgtgtgtgtggtgggggggggggtatcCAGGAGACCAACCAGGAGGGTCCACAAGCAAGCCATCCCAGGGGCCTGAGAGGAACAAGGTGCTACAGGCTGACCCTGGTGCCCCCACTTGACACCAGCCTGTGGAGAAGCCAGCCAAGATTTACAGGTGGAAGAGCTGAGGGTTTGGTTTCAAGGGCAAAGCTTCTGTTAGGCCTCCTTCGTAAAATAAGAACAAGGAACATAAAACCTGTGCAATAGGTAATGTGGGGAGGGACAGGTGGAGGAGAGAGGACGAGGAGTTAGgagggtggaggcagggaaggatgcAGGCCCAGGAGCTGGGCACTGCTGCTCAGGCTGTCACGCTGGGCCTTCTCTCTTGAGCGTCCCAGGGGAAGGGGTCTGGGCCTCTGAGCTGCTCCTAGGCTGCCCCCCGGGGTAGTCACTGGACAAAAACTCCTCCTGATCTTCCTGGAGCTGGAGGAGACCAAGTCCCGGCCCCAGGCTGTGTGTGGGGGGCGGGCATGGGCATCCTTGGCAGCGTCAGCAGCAAGGCTCACGTCAGCACTCCACCCTCCGGGGCCTTCTGCCTAATGGGATTGGACAGACCCCTTTCCCCTCAGTGGTTTTCAGGACCAAGAgcaaaagaggcaggaatgtggGCCAT
Above is a genomic segment from Tursiops truncatus isolate mTurTru1 chromosome 2, mTurTru1.mat.Y, whole genome shotgun sequence containing:
- the CPLX3 gene encoding complexin-3, translating into MAFMVKTMVGGQLKNLTGSLGGGEDKGDGDKSAAEAQGMSREEYEEYQKQLVEEKMERDAQFTQRKAERATLRSHFRDKYRLPKNETDESQIQMAGGDVELPRELAKMIEEDTEEEEERASVLGQLPSLPGLDLGSLKDKAQTTLGGLKQSAEKCRIM